The following are encoded together in the Prionailurus viverrinus isolate Anna chromosome B3, UM_Priviv_1.0, whole genome shotgun sequence genome:
- the ZDHHC22 gene encoding palmitoyltransferase ZDHHC22 → MLALRLLNVVAPAYFLCISLVTFVLQLFLFLPSMRQDPSAAWLFSPALLHGALFLFLSTNALGNYVLVIQNSPDDLDACQGPSTRRAPCPPPSTHFCRVCARVTLRHDHHCFFTGNCIGGRNMRNFVLFCLYTSLACLYSMVAGVAYISAVLSISFAHPLAFLTLLPTSISQFFSGAVLGSEMFVILMLYLWFAIGLACAGFCCHQLLLILRGQTRHQVRKGVAVRARPWRKNLQEVFGKRWLLGLLVPMFNVGGESSKQRDK, encoded by the exons ATGCTGGCCCTGAGGCTGCTCAACGTGGTGGCCCCCGCCTACTTCCTGTGCATCTCCCTGGTGACCTTCGTGCTGcagctcttcctcttcctgcccaGCATGCGCCAGGACCCCTCGGCCGCCTGGCTCTTCTCTCCCGCGCTGCTCCACGGGGCGCTCTTCCTGTTCCTCTCAACCAATGCCCTGGGCAATTACGTCCTGGTCATCCAGAACTCCCCGGACGACCTGGACGCCTGCCAGGGGCCCTCGACCAGGAGGGCCCCGTGCCCCCCGCCCAGCACCCACTTCTGCCGCGTGTGCGCCAGAGTCACCCTGAGGCACGATCATCACTGTTTCTTCACCGGCAACTGCATCGGCGGCAGGAACATGCGCAACTTCGTCTTGTTCTGCCTCTACACCTCCCTTGCCTGCCTCTACTCCATGGTGGCCGGGGTGGCCTACATCTCAGCAGTCCTTTCCATCTCCTTCGCCCACCCCCTGGCCTTCCTCACgctccttcccacctccatcAGCCAGTTCTTCTCCG gAGCTGTCCTCGGTTCTGAAATGTTCGTCATCCTCATGCTCTACCTCTGGTTTGCTATCGGCCTGGCCTGCGCGGGCTTCTGCTGCCATCAGCTGCTGTTGATCCTCAGGGGGCAAACCCGCCACCAGGTGCGGAAGGGGGTGGCGGTGAGGGCCCGGCCCTGGCGCAAGAACTTACAGGAGGTCTTCGGGAAGAGGTGGCTGCTGGGCCTGCTGGTCCCCATGTTCAATGTTGGAGGTGAGAGCTCCAAGCAGCGTGACAAATAG